Proteins from a single region of Geothrix sp. PMB-07:
- a CDS encoding TIGR01777 family oxidoreductase, producing MGTNLNRIVVAGGTGLVGRKLVRALLDHGFRVQVLTRNPQTLHVPAGASACGWEELPGLLEGAGAVINLAGEGIAEGRWTAARKTAIRRSRLEATARLVSAMQACTQPPKALVNASAIGYYIPRAEAPVEEGSAPGAGFLAEVCQAWEQEAQKATALGVRVALIRIGVVLAREGGALPKMALPVRWFQGCKLGTGKQGLSWIHLDDLVAMLLEAARNSAWEGPFNGTAPQPLDNETFTRLLARELHRPLLPVPGFLTTFATKLLLGEMAEALLLQGAMVRPARAQALGFQFRFPTAEAALKDLL from the coding sequence ATGGGAACCAACCTGAACAGGATCGTGGTGGCTGGCGGCACGGGCCTGGTTGGGCGGAAGCTGGTCCGAGCGCTGTTGGATCACGGGTTCCGCGTGCAAGTGCTCACCCGGAATCCCCAAACCCTGCATGTGCCGGCCGGGGCTTCTGCCTGCGGTTGGGAGGAGCTGCCGGGTCTGCTGGAAGGCGCCGGAGCGGTGATCAACCTGGCGGGGGAAGGCATCGCCGAGGGCCGCTGGACGGCCGCCCGCAAGACCGCCATCCGCAGGAGCCGACTGGAAGCCACTGCGCGGCTGGTTTCGGCCATGCAGGCCTGCACCCAACCACCCAAGGCCCTGGTGAACGCCTCGGCCATCGGCTACTACATCCCCCGCGCTGAAGCGCCCGTGGAGGAAGGCTCCGCCCCTGGCGCTGGTTTCCTGGCCGAGGTCTGCCAGGCCTGGGAACAGGAGGCCCAGAAGGCCACTGCCCTCGGAGTCCGCGTGGCCCTCATTCGCATTGGCGTGGTGCTGGCCCGCGAAGGCGGGGCTTTGCCTAAGATGGCCCTGCCCGTCCGCTGGTTCCAGGGCTGCAAGCTGGGCACGGGAAAGCAGGGCCTCAGCTGGATCCACCTCGACGACCTGGTGGCCATGCTGCTGGAGGCCGCCCGGAATTCAGCCTGGGAAGGCCCCTTCAATGGCACCGCCCCCCAGCCCCTCGACAACGAGACCTTCACCCGGCTGCTCGCCCGAGAGCTGCATCGGCCTCTGCTGCCCGTGCCGGGGTTTCTCACCACCTTCGCCACCAAATTGCTGCTCGGGGAAATGGCTGAGGCGCTGCTGCTCCAAGGGGCCATGGTAAGGCCCGCCCGCGCCCAGGCCCTGGGCTTCCAGTTCCGCTTTCCCACGGCCGAGGCGGCCCTGAAGGA
- a CDS encoding M48 family metallopeptidase, which yields MKKHLRALGVCLSLGLAGVLGGAEPALPPNQMPAQMPAVLTVPKEAQAGPGFSAEAATNAYLAQIPPSALARSNAYFEGGYWLILWNFLLGVAISLLLLNRRWSSRMRQLAERITRFRFLQTLIYWGQYVLLTYALSFPLNLYEGFLREHHYGLATQTFGAWLGDEGKGLLLNVILGGLAVALLFAIVRRLQRTWWIWGAVASLAILVFSILIGPVFLQPIFNSPKKLSDPKITTPILSLVRANGIPVKDIYEIDASKQTTRMSANVSGFAGTTRITLNDNLIRRGSPEEIQAVMGHEMGHYVLNHIPKMIEFLLIVIVALFALLRWSLGWALARWGEAWGVRGVDDPAVLPLVTLVAGLFLFILTPVMNTYIRTQEHEADMYGVNASRQPDGFAQAALHLAEYRKMSPTPLEEALFYDHPSGRNRIFRVMQWKAENQALMSQPQVSQPSAGTTAANPPTPR from the coding sequence ATGAAGAAGCACCTTCGCGCCCTTGGCGTCTGTCTGTCGCTGGGGCTTGCAGGAGTCCTGGGCGGGGCGGAACCGGCCCTGCCACCCAACCAGATGCCAGCCCAAATGCCAGCAGTGCTGACAGTGCCCAAGGAGGCCCAAGCGGGCCCAGGCTTCAGTGCCGAGGCGGCCACCAACGCCTACCTGGCGCAGATCCCACCCTCGGCCCTGGCCCGATCCAATGCCTATTTCGAGGGTGGCTACTGGCTCATCCTGTGGAACTTCCTGTTGGGCGTGGCGATCTCGCTTCTGCTGTTGAACCGCCGCTGGTCATCGCGGATGCGCCAATTGGCCGAGCGGATCACCCGCTTCCGGTTCCTGCAGACCCTGATCTACTGGGGCCAGTATGTCCTGTTGACCTACGCGCTGAGCTTTCCCCTGAACCTGTACGAGGGGTTCCTGCGGGAGCATCACTATGGGCTGGCCACCCAGACCTTCGGCGCCTGGCTGGGCGATGAGGGCAAGGGGCTGCTTCTCAATGTGATTCTGGGCGGATTGGCCGTGGCGCTGCTCTTCGCCATCGTGCGCCGCCTCCAGAGAACTTGGTGGATCTGGGGCGCGGTGGCCTCCCTGGCCATCCTGGTGTTCAGCATCCTCATTGGGCCGGTGTTCCTGCAGCCGATCTTCAACTCACCGAAGAAGCTGAGCGATCCCAAGATCACCACCCCGATCCTGAGCCTGGTCCGGGCCAATGGGATTCCTGTGAAGGACATCTACGAAATCGACGCCTCCAAGCAGACCACCCGCATGAGCGCCAACGTGAGCGGCTTCGCCGGCACCACGCGCATCACCCTGAACGACAACCTGATTCGGCGGGGTTCGCCCGAGGAGATCCAGGCGGTGATGGGCCACGAAATGGGTCACTACGTGCTGAACCACATCCCGAAAATGATCGAATTCCTGCTGATTGTCATCGTGGCTCTGTTCGCACTGCTGCGCTGGTCCCTGGGCTGGGCGCTGGCGCGATGGGGAGAGGCCTGGGGCGTTCGCGGCGTCGACGATCCAGCGGTCCTGCCTCTGGTGACCCTGGTGGCGGGCCTCTTCCTCTTCATCCTGACGCCTGTGATGAATACCTACATCCGCACCCAGGAGCACGAGGCCGACATGTACGGCGTCAACGCCAGCCGTCAGCCGGATGGTTTCGCCCAGGCGGCCCTGCACCTGGCCGAGTACCGGAAGATGAGCCCGACGCCCCTTGAAGAAGCGCTCTTCTACGACCATCCCAGCGGCCGCAACCGCATCTTCCGAGTCATGCAATGGAAGGCGGAGAATCAGGCCCTGATGAGCCAGCCCCAGGTCAGCCAGCCTTCGGCAGGGACCACAGCAGCAAACCCACCAACGCCACGCTGA